A genome region from Bosea sp. BIWAKO-01 includes the following:
- a CDS encoding ABC transporter ATP-binding protein, producing MSEAIAIQGIGLERRYGGFRALKGVDITVRRGEIRGLIGPNGAGKSTLIDVLSGRVRGQPGSVLLDGQDVSRLKPQERRRLGLARSFQRTNIFPMLSVEQQLRIASWAVAEVGVEEVMEELNLTALARMPAAEISYGDQRRLDLALALVGRPSVLLLDEPAAGLTVEESHGLATILRDLASRWNVTVLLVEHDMQVVFSICDRITVLHLGETLAEGNVAEIRADKRVVTAYLGTEA from the coding sequence ATGAGCGAAGCGATCGCGATCCAAGGCATCGGCCTCGAACGCCGCTACGGCGGCTTCCGGGCACTCAAGGGCGTTGACATCACGGTGCGGCGCGGAGAGATCCGTGGACTGATCGGCCCCAACGGCGCAGGCAAGTCGACGCTGATCGACGTGCTCTCCGGCCGTGTCCGCGGCCAGCCCGGCAGCGTCCTGCTCGACGGGCAGGATGTCTCGCGGCTGAAACCGCAGGAGCGGCGCAGGCTCGGGCTAGCGCGCTCGTTCCAGCGCACCAACATCTTCCCGATGCTGAGCGTCGAGCAGCAATTGCGCATCGCTTCCTGGGCTGTCGCCGAGGTCGGCGTCGAAGAGGTGATGGAAGAACTCAACCTCACCGCGTTGGCGCGGATGCCGGCGGCCGAGATCAGCTATGGCGACCAGCGACGGCTCGACCTCGCGCTCGCCCTCGTGGGCCGCCCGAGCGTGCTGCTGCTCGACGAACCGGCGGCCGGGCTGACGGTCGAGGAATCGCATGGGCTCGCGACGATCCTGCGCGACCTCGCCAGCCGCTGGAACGTCACGGTTTTGCTGGTCGAGCACGACATGCAGGTCGTGTTCTCGATCTGCGACCGCATCACCGTGCTGCATCTCGGCGAGACGCTCGCTGAAGGCAATGTTGCGGAAATCAGGGCCGACAAGCGCGTTGTCACCGCCTATCTCGGGACGGAGGCGTGA
- a CDS encoding ABC transporter ATP-binding protein: MTLLAFHDVHALYGQARILNGVSFDIAAGERVALVGRNGVGKTTVVNTLCGVTRIESGHVEIRGEEVRDLRRYTAAKNGISVVLQGRGIIGNLTVEENLLLGTATRRRGPWTLESVKALFPILEERKASPGLALSGGQQQMLAIGRALMANPDLLILDEPSEGLAPVIVDELADLLVRLGDEGMGILLIEQSVGLIRRVAERFYVLSKGAVAASGSLAEIEAEDFHKHIAI; encoded by the coding sequence ATGACTCTGCTCGCCTTTCATGACGTCCACGCGCTCTACGGTCAGGCCCGCATCCTCAACGGAGTCAGCTTCGATATCGCCGCAGGCGAGCGCGTTGCACTCGTCGGGCGCAACGGTGTTGGCAAGACTACGGTGGTCAACACACTCTGCGGCGTCACCCGGATCGAGAGCGGCCATGTCGAGATCCGCGGCGAAGAGGTGCGCGATCTGCGCCGCTACACGGCAGCCAAGAACGGCATCTCGGTGGTGCTACAGGGGCGCGGCATCATCGGCAACCTGACGGTCGAGGAAAACCTTCTGCTCGGCACAGCCACACGCCGGCGTGGCCCCTGGACGCTGGAGAGCGTCAAGGCGCTCTTCCCCATCCTGGAGGAACGCAAGGCCAGCCCCGGTCTCGCGCTTTCAGGCGGGCAGCAGCAGATGCTCGCCATCGGCAGGGCGTTGATGGCCAATCCGGATCTGCTCATCCTCGACGAGCCGAGCGAGGGGCTGGCGCCCGTCATTGTCGACGAGCTCGCCGACTTGCTCGTCAGGCTCGGCGACGAGGGCATGGGCATCCTGCTGATCGAGCAGAGCGTCGGGCTGATCCGGCGTGTCGCCGAGCGCTTCTACGTCTTGTCGAAGGGAGCTGTTGCCGCCTCAGGCTCGCTCGCCGAGATTGAGGCGGAGGACTTCCACAAGCATATCGCCATCTGA